A stretch of the Syntrophorhabdales bacterium genome encodes the following:
- the gltA gene encoding NADPH-dependent glutamate synthase, with translation MSTEERPKKLDLNRNDMPRQPPEIRRHNFSEVALGYTQDLVMAEAKRCMQCKKPRCVTGCPVEIDIPGFVSFVTKGDFASGIKKLKEKNCLPAVCGRVCPQESQCESQCILKNKGAEVAIGRIERFLADWEAAEGVVEIPPRPKPTGKKIAVVGSGPAGITVAGDLILLGHEVTVFEALHRAGGVLTYGIPEFRLPKRIVAREVDYVQKLGVNVVTDFVVGKTRTVDELLEEYDAIFIGTGAGLPWFMNIPGENLNGVYSANEYLTRMNLMQGYKFPNSSTPVKRHTRVAVVGGGNVAMDSARTALRRGAKEVHIIYRRSMNELPARHEEVENAEEEGVIFSVLTLPLRYIGDEDGWLQEIECMKMELGEPDASGRRSPVEIEGSNFTVKFDALVCAIGNSPNPLIPSTTAGLQTTKRGTLVADPETGKTTRDRIWAGGDIVTGAATVILAMGAGRKAARSIHAYLS, from the coding sequence ATGAGCACAGAAGAACGTCCGAAGAAACTCGATCTTAACCGCAACGATATGCCAAGGCAGCCTCCGGAAATCAGGCGTCACAACTTCAGCGAGGTGGCTCTCGGCTACACGCAGGATCTGGTCATGGCCGAGGCGAAACGGTGCATGCAGTGCAAGAAGCCGCGCTGTGTCACAGGGTGCCCGGTGGAGATTGATATCCCCGGGTTCGTCTCCTTCGTCACCAAGGGCGATTTCGCTTCAGGCATCAAGAAACTGAAGGAGAAGAACTGTCTACCCGCGGTGTGCGGCCGCGTGTGCCCCCAGGAGAGCCAGTGCGAGTCGCAATGTATTCTCAAGAATAAAGGGGCGGAAGTTGCAATAGGAAGGATCGAGCGCTTTCTTGCCGACTGGGAAGCGGCGGAGGGTGTTGTCGAAATCCCGCCCCGGCCAAAGCCGACAGGCAAGAAGATTGCCGTGGTCGGGTCTGGGCCTGCAGGCATCACCGTTGCGGGTGATCTTATTCTGCTCGGCCACGAAGTCACCGTTTTCGAGGCATTGCACAGGGCGGGCGGCGTTCTCACGTACGGGATTCCGGAATTCCGACTCCCGAAGAGAATTGTGGCGCGGGAAGTGGATTACGTGCAGAAGCTGGGAGTGAATGTCGTGACCGACTTCGTCGTAGGGAAGACCCGCACGGTTGATGAGCTGCTCGAAGAATACGACGCGATATTTATCGGTACAGGTGCAGGCCTGCCGTGGTTCATGAACATTCCCGGAGAGAACCTGAACGGCGTTTACTCGGCGAACGAATATCTGACCAGGATGAACCTCATGCAGGGGTATAAATTCCCGAACTCGTCGACCCCCGTGAAAAGACACACACGCGTTGCTGTGGTCGGCGGTGGCAACGTTGCCATGGATTCGGCGCGCACTGCGCTGCGCAGAGGGGCGAAAGAGGTACACATTATCTATCGTCGCTCTATGAACGAGCTTCCTGCGCGCCATGAAGAGGTAGAGAATGCCGAAGAAGAGGGAGTGATTTTTTCAGTGTTGACACTTCCGCTCCGCTACATAGGCGATGAGGATGGATGGTTGCAAGAGATCGAGTGCATGAAAATGGAGCTGGGTGAACCCGATGCCTCAGGGAGGCGTTCACCTGTCGAGATCGAGGGTTCCAATTTCACAGTGAAGTTCGACGCACTTGTGTGCGCAATAGGTAACAGCCCGAATCCCCTCATTCCTTCGACGACTGCAGGGCTCCAGACAACAAAAAGGGGCACGCTCGTTGCCGATCCGGAAACAGGAAAGACGACACGGGACCGCATCTGGGCAGGGGGCGATATAGTGACAGGGGCAGCGACCGTTATTCTCGCGATGGGGGCGGGTAGAAAGGCGGCGCGCTCCATACACGCGTACCTTAGCTAG
- a CDS encoding sulfide/dihydroorotate dehydrogenase-like FAD/NAD-binding protein, with the protein MNRVVQSEMLVPNMHLLEIEAPEIASKIKPGQFVILRSEEEGERIPLSVADWDKDKGTITIVFMEAGASTGRLAALAPGASVATCVGPLGNATEIARFGTVMVVAGCYGIGSIYPVVRELKNHGNTVVTVMEARSSYLLYWTNRFVGLSDKIIPITRDGSRGYKGHVTRLQDVINGLSSPPDRIIVNGCTYLMARTSEITKGMGIPTVVNLNPIMIDGTGMCGVCRVTVTGKMKFACVDGPEFDGHEVDWKEFLARRKQYMDEEALYFKRSEPAPVIAKALHKEGKCQA; encoded by the coding sequence ATGAACAGGGTCGTCCAGAGCGAAATGCTTGTGCCCAATATGCATCTCTTGGAAATAGAGGCCCCGGAAATTGCGTCCAAGATCAAGCCGGGCCAGTTCGTCATCCTGCGGTCAGAGGAGGAAGGCGAGCGCATTCCTCTATCAGTGGCGGACTGGGACAAGGATAAAGGCACCATAACTATCGTGTTCATGGAAGCGGGTGCGTCGACCGGCCGTCTTGCCGCACTCGCCCCCGGGGCCAGCGTAGCGACGTGTGTGGGCCCGCTGGGCAATGCGACGGAGATTGCGCGCTTCGGCACGGTAATGGTGGTGGCCGGCTGTTACGGCATCGGGAGCATATATCCGGTCGTGCGCGAGTTGAAGAATCATGGGAACACCGTGGTGACGGTCATGGAAGCGCGCAGTTCGTACCTTCTGTACTGGACAAACAGATTCGTCGGCCTGTCGGATAAGATCATTCCCATCACCCGTGATGGAAGCCGCGGTTACAAGGGGCACGTGACGCGCCTTCAGGACGTGATCAATGGATTATCGAGCCCACCCGACAGAATCATCGTCAATGGATGTACCTACCTGATGGCGCGCACCTCCGAGATCACGAAGGGCATGGGCATACCCACGGTCGTCAATCTCAATCCGATCATGATCGACGGAACCGGCATGTGCGGCGTGTGCCGTGTGACCGTGACAGGAAAGATGAAGTTCGCCTGCGTGGATGGACCGGAGTTCGACGGCCACGAAGTCGATTGGAAAGAGTTCCTGGCGCGCAGAAAGCAATACATGGACGAAGAGGCGCTTTATTTCAAGCGGAGCGAACCGGCGCCTGTAATCGCCAAGGCGCTCCATAAAGAGGGGAAGTGCCAAGCATGA